The proteins below come from a single Mus musculus strain C57BL/6J chromosome 5, GRCm38.p6 C57BL/6J genomic window:
- the Brat1 gene encoding BRCA1-associated ATM activator 1 isoform 3 (isoform 3 is encoded by transcript variant 3), translating into MVHFALSGLIPVAEGCGGGIRTPRLTRSRRERTSYPDLGGTACLIMDPECSRLLPALCAVLADPRQLVADDTCLEKLLDWFKTVTEAESSLQLLQDHPCLMELLSHVLKPQDVSPRVLSFALRLVGVFAAQEDCFEYLQQGELLLGLFGESGAPGWAAWSIPSVRSGWIQGLCYLAHHPSALHFLADSGAVDTLFSLQGDPSLFVASAASQLLVHILALSMQGGAPGSPVPEAAAWPMCAQKIVNHVDESLHAKATPQVTQALNVLTTTFGRCHNPWTGVLWERLSPPVARLFERDPIPAVHALMDLLLSVARSPVLNFAACGLWEMLAQTLSRLSPIQAGPLALGTLKLQHCPQELRTQAFGVLLQPLACILKATTQAPGPPGLLDGTVGSLLTVDILLASKSACVGLLCQTLAHLEELQMLPQCPSPWPQVHLLQAALTILHLCDGSADPSSSAGGRLCGTLGGCVRVQRAALDFLGTLSQGTSPLELVLEVFAVLLKTLESPESSPMVLKKAFQATLRWLQNPHKTPSSSDLSSDALLFLGELFPILQKRLCSPCWEVRDSALEFLTHLIRHWGGQADFREALRSSEVPTLALQLLQDPESYVRASAVGAAGQLSSQGLQAAPASPENSQAQQGLLMDLMHILSTDSEGFPRRAVLRVFTDWLRDGHADVVRDTEWFVATVLQAVSRDLDWEVRVQGLELARVFLTQALGQPSLHCPYTVGLPRASSPRPHPEFLQTLCRLPLFEFAFCALLDCDRPVAQKACDLLLFLRDKTVPCSSPREAGDSPNSASVEAALQRWREGEQAQPLGDLDPEAMLAILRALDLEGLQGRLAKSSDHVEKSPQSLLQDMLATVGVLEENEADCY; encoded by the exons ATGGTGCATTTTGCACTCTCGGGCCTAATTCCCGTAGCGGAGGGATGCGGGGGCGGGATTAGAACCCCTAGGCTAACTCGCAGTCGCCGAGAGCGCACCTCTTACCCGGATTTGGGAG GAACTGCCTGCCTGATCATGGACCCAGAATGCTCCAGGCTCCTCCCGGCTCTCTGTGCTGTTTTGGCAGATCCCAGACAGCTGGTGGCAGATGACACCTGCTTGGAGAAACTGCTGGACTGGTttaaaacagtgacagaggcag AGTCTAGCCTCCAACTACTACAGGACCATCCCTGCTTAATGGAGCTCCTGTCCCATGTGCTGAAGCCACAGGACGTGAGCCCTAGGGTCCTCTCCTTTGCTCTGCGCCTTGTTGGGGTCTTCGCAGCCCAGGAAGACTGTTTTGAGTACCTTCAG CAGGGAGAGTTGTTGCTGGGGCTCTTTGGGGAGTCAGGTGCCCCCGGCTGGGCAGCCTGGAGCATCCCAAGTGTGCGCAGCGGCTGGATCCAGGGTCTGTGCTACCTGGCACACCACCCTAGCGCCCTGCACTTCCTGGCTGACAGTG GTGCTGTGGACACGCTCTTCTCCTTGCAGGGAGACCCCAGCCTGTTCGTCGCCTCAGCAGCCAGCCAGCTCCTAGTACATATCCTGGCTCTGTCCATGCAAGGTGGAGCCCCAGGGTCCCCCGTCCCTGAAGCTGCTGCTTGGCCTATGTGTgcccagaagattgtgaaccATGTGGATGAGTCCCTGCATGCCAAAGCCACCCCCCAGGTCACACAGGCCTTGAATGTCCTGACTACGACCTTCGGGCGCTGCCATAACCCCTGGACAGGGGTCCTCTGGGAGCGGCTAAGTCCCCCTGTTGCCCGCCTGTTTGAGAGAGACCCCATTCCAGCCGTGCACGCGCTCATGGACCTTCTTCTTAGTGTGGCCAG gtcGCCTGTGTTGAATTTTGCAGCCTGTGGCCTGTGGGAGATGCTGGCCCAGACTCTGAGCCGCCTGAGCCCCATACAAGCTGGGCCTCTAGCCCTGGGGACCCTGAAACTTCAGCACTG TCCCCAGGAATTGAGGACCCAGGCCTTTGGAGTCCTCCTACAGCCACTGGCCTGTATCCTGAAAGCTACCACTCAGGCCCCTGGACCTCCAG GCTTGCTGGATGGGACTGTGGGTAGCTTGCTGACTGTGGATATACTCTTGGCTTCAAAGTCAGCCTGTGTGGGACTCCTTTGCCAGACTCTGGCTCACCTGGAGGAGctgcagatgctg CCCCAGTGCCCCTCACCCTGGCCACAGGTGCATCTGCTGCAAGCTGCTTTGACTATATTGCATCTCTGTGATGGCTCAGCGGACCCCAGCTCCAGTGCAGGAGGCCGTCTCTGTGGGACTCTGGGTGGCTGTGTTCGTGTCCAGCGAGCAGCCCTTGACTTCTTGgggaccctgtctcaggggacaA GCCCCCTGGAGTTGGTTCTGGAGGTATTTGCTGTTCTCCTGAAGACCCTGGAGAGCCCAGAGTCCAGCCCCATG GTCCTAAAGAAGGCCTTCCAGGCCACACTCAGATGGCTCCAGAACCCACACAAGACCCCCAGCAGCTCTGATCTCAGCTCCGACGCCCTGCTGTTTCTCGGAG AGCTGTTCCCCATACTACAGAAGCGCCTATGCAGCCCATGTTGGGAGGTGAGGGACTCTGCCCTGGAGTTCCTGACGCATCTGATCCGACACTGGGGAG GGCAGGCTGACTTCAGAGAGGCACTGCGTTCCTCAGAAGTACCCACACTTGCCCTCCAGCTTCTCCAAGACCCAGAGAGTTACGTCCGAGCAAGTGCCGTGGGTGCCGCTGGGCAGCTCTCCAGCCAGGGTCTGCAGGCCGCTCCCGCTAGCCCCGAGAACTCGCAGGCCCAACAG GGCCTACTCATGGACCTTATGCATATCCTGTCCACTGACTCAGAGGGCTTCCCTCGAAGGGCTGTGTTACGGGTCTTCACGGACTGGCTGAGGGATGGCCATGCTGACGTGGTTCGAGACACGGAGTGGTTCGTGGCCACTGTTCTCCAGGCAGTGAGCCGGGATCTGGACTGGGAGGTCCGAGTGCAGGGTTTGGAGCTGGCACGGGTGTTCCTCACCCAGGCACTGGGCCAGCCCAGCCTCCACTGTCCCTATACAGTGGGCCTGCCCAGGGCCTCCTCTCCCCGCCCACACCCGGAATTCTTGCAGACTCTCTGCCGTCTGCCGCTCTTTGAGTTTGCCTTTTGTGCCTTGCTTGACTGTGACCGACCGGTGGCCCAAAAGGCCTGTGACCTGCTCCTCTTCTTGAGGGACAAGACAGTTCCCTGCAGTagccctcgggaggcaggggACAGCCCCAACTCAGCCTCAGTGGAGGCTGCCCTGCAGAGGTGGCGGGAAGGAGAGCAGGCCCAGCCCCTAGGGGACCTGGATCCTGAGGCCATGCTAGCCATCCTCAGGGCCTTAGACCTGGAGGGCCTGCAGGGCAGGCTGGCCAAGAGCAGCGACCATGTGGAGAAGAGCCCACAGTCCCTGCTGCAGGACATGCTGGCCACGGTGGGTGTGTTGGAGGAGAACGAAGCTGACTGCTACTAA
- the Brat1 gene encoding BRCA1-associated ATM activator 1 isoform X2 translates to MVHFALSGLIPVAEGCGGGIRTPRLTRSRRERTSYPDLGGTACLIMDPECSRLLPALCAVLADPRQLVADDTCLEKLLDWFKTVTEAESSLQLLQDHPCLMELLSHVLKPQDVSPRVLSFALRLVGVFAAQEDCFEYLQGELLLGLFGESGAPGWAAWSIPSVRSGWIQGLCYLAHHPSALHFLADSGAVDTLFSLQGDPSLFVASAASQLLVHILALSMQGGAPGSPVPEAAAWPMCAQKIVNHVDESLHAKATPQVTQALNVLTTTFGRCHNPWTGVLWERLSPPVARLFERDPIPAVHALMDLLLSVARSGGCGDSGSPVLNFAACGLWEMLAQTLSRLSPIQAGPLALGTLKLQHCPQELRTQAFGVLLQPLACILKATTQAPGPPGLLDGTVGSLLTVDILLASKSACVGLLCQTLAHLEELQMLPQCPSPWPQVHLLQAALTILHLCDGSADPSSSAGGRLCGTLGGCVRVQRAALDFLGTLSQGTSPLELVLEVFAVLLKTLESPESSPMVLKKAFQATLRWLQNPHKTPSSSDLSSDALLFLGELFPILQKRLCSPCWEVRDSALEFLTHLIRHWGGQADFREALRSSEVPTLALQLLQDPESYVRASAVGAAGQLSSQGLQAAPASPENSQAQQGLLMDLMHILSTDSEGFPRRAVLRVFTDWLRDGHADVVRDTEWFVATVLQAVSRDLDWEVRVQGLELARVFLTQALGQPSLHCPYTVGLPRASSPRPHPEFLQTLCRLPLFEFAFCALLDCDRPVAQKACDLLLFLRDKTVPCSSPREAGDSPNSASVEAALQRWREGEQAQPLGDLDPEAMLAILRALDLEGLQGRLAKSSDHVEKSPQSLLQDMLATVGVLEENEADCY, encoded by the exons ATGGTGCATTTTGCACTCTCGGGCCTAATTCCCGTAGCGGAGGGATGCGGGGGCGGGATTAGAACCCCTAGGCTAACTCGCAGTCGCCGAGAGCGCACCTCTTACCCGGATTTGGGAG GAACTGCCTGCCTGATCATGGACCCAGAATGCTCCAGGCTCCTCCCGGCTCTCTGTGCTGTTTTGGCAGATCCCAGACAGCTGGTGGCAGATGACACCTGCTTGGAGAAACTGCTGGACTGGTttaaaacagtgacagaggcag AGTCTAGCCTCCAACTACTACAGGACCATCCCTGCTTAATGGAGCTCCTGTCCCATGTGCTGAAGCCACAGGACGTGAGCCCTAGGGTCCTCTCCTTTGCTCTGCGCCTTGTTGGGGTCTTCGCAGCCCAGGAAGACTGTTTTGAGTACCTTCAG GGAGAGTTGTTGCTGGGGCTCTTTGGGGAGTCAGGTGCCCCCGGCTGGGCAGCCTGGAGCATCCCAAGTGTGCGCAGCGGCTGGATCCAGGGTCTGTGCTACCTGGCACACCACCCTAGCGCCCTGCACTTCCTGGCTGACAGTG GTGCTGTGGACACGCTCTTCTCCTTGCAGGGAGACCCCAGCCTGTTCGTCGCCTCAGCAGCCAGCCAGCTCCTAGTACATATCCTGGCTCTGTCCATGCAAGGTGGAGCCCCAGGGTCCCCCGTCCCTGAAGCTGCTGCTTGGCCTATGTGTgcccagaagattgtgaaccATGTGGATGAGTCCCTGCATGCCAAAGCCACCCCCCAGGTCACACAGGCCTTGAATGTCCTGACTACGACCTTCGGGCGCTGCCATAACCCCTGGACAGGGGTCCTCTGGGAGCGGCTAAGTCCCCCTGTTGCCCGCCTGTTTGAGAGAGACCCCATTCCAGCCGTGCACGCGCTCATGGACCTTCTTCTTAGTGTGGCCAGGTCAGGGGGCTGCGGGGACTCGGG gtcGCCTGTGTTGAATTTTGCAGCCTGTGGCCTGTGGGAGATGCTGGCCCAGACTCTGAGCCGCCTGAGCCCCATACAAGCTGGGCCTCTAGCCCTGGGGACCCTGAAACTTCAGCACTG TCCCCAGGAATTGAGGACCCAGGCCTTTGGAGTCCTCCTACAGCCACTGGCCTGTATCCTGAAAGCTACCACTCAGGCCCCTGGACCTCCAG GCTTGCTGGATGGGACTGTGGGTAGCTTGCTGACTGTGGATATACTCTTGGCTTCAAAGTCAGCCTGTGTGGGACTCCTTTGCCAGACTCTGGCTCACCTGGAGGAGctgcagatgctg CCCCAGTGCCCCTCACCCTGGCCACAGGTGCATCTGCTGCAAGCTGCTTTGACTATATTGCATCTCTGTGATGGCTCAGCGGACCCCAGCTCCAGTGCAGGAGGCCGTCTCTGTGGGACTCTGGGTGGCTGTGTTCGTGTCCAGCGAGCAGCCCTTGACTTCTTGgggaccctgtctcaggggacaA GCCCCCTGGAGTTGGTTCTGGAGGTATTTGCTGTTCTCCTGAAGACCCTGGAGAGCCCAGAGTCCAGCCCCATG GTCCTAAAGAAGGCCTTCCAGGCCACACTCAGATGGCTCCAGAACCCACACAAGACCCCCAGCAGCTCTGATCTCAGCTCCGACGCCCTGCTGTTTCTCGGAG AGCTGTTCCCCATACTACAGAAGCGCCTATGCAGCCCATGTTGGGAGGTGAGGGACTCTGCCCTGGAGTTCCTGACGCATCTGATCCGACACTGGGGAG GGCAGGCTGACTTCAGAGAGGCACTGCGTTCCTCAGAAGTACCCACACTTGCCCTCCAGCTTCTCCAAGACCCAGAGAGTTACGTCCGAGCAAGTGCCGTGGGTGCCGCTGGGCAGCTCTCCAGCCAGGGTCTGCAGGCCGCTCCCGCTAGCCCCGAGAACTCGCAGGCCCAACAG GGCCTACTCATGGACCTTATGCATATCCTGTCCACTGACTCAGAGGGCTTCCCTCGAAGGGCTGTGTTACGGGTCTTCACGGACTGGCTGAGGGATGGCCATGCTGACGTGGTTCGAGACACGGAGTGGTTCGTGGCCACTGTTCTCCAGGCAGTGAGCCGGGATCTGGACTGGGAGGTCCGAGTGCAGGGTTTGGAGCTGGCACGGGTGTTCCTCACCCAGGCACTGGGCCAGCCCAGCCTCCACTGTCCCTATACAGTGGGCCTGCCCAGGGCCTCCTCTCCCCGCCCACACCCGGAATTCTTGCAGACTCTCTGCCGTCTGCCGCTCTTTGAGTTTGCCTTTTGTGCCTTGCTTGACTGTGACCGACCGGTGGCCCAAAAGGCCTGTGACCTGCTCCTCTTCTTGAGGGACAAGACAGTTCCCTGCAGTagccctcgggaggcaggggACAGCCCCAACTCAGCCTCAGTGGAGGCTGCCCTGCAGAGGTGGCGGGAAGGAGAGCAGGCCCAGCCCCTAGGGGACCTGGATCCTGAGGCCATGCTAGCCATCCTCAGGGCCTTAGACCTGGAGGGCCTGCAGGGCAGGCTGGCCAAGAGCAGCGACCATGTGGAGAAGAGCCCACAGTCCCTGCTGCAGGACATGCTGGCCACGGTGGGTGTGTTGGAGGAGAACGAAGCTGACTGCTACTAA
- the Brat1 gene encoding BRCA1-associated ATM activator 1 isoform X1: MVHFALSGLIPVAEGCGGGIRTPRLTRSRRERTSYPDLGGTACLIMDPECSRLLPALCAVLADPRQLVADDTCLEKLLDWFKTVTEAESSLQLLQDHPCLMELLSHVLKPQDVSPRVLSFALRLVGVFAAQEDCFEYLQQGELLLGLFGESGAPGWAAWSIPSVRSGWIQGLCYLAHHPSALHFLADSGAVDTLFSLQGDPSLFVASAASQLLVHILALSMQGGAPGSPVPEAAAWPMCAQKIVNHVDESLHAKATPQVTQALNVLTTTFGRCHNPWTGVLWERLSPPVARLFERDPIPAVHALMDLLLSVARSGGCGDSGSPVLNFAACGLWEMLAQTLSRLSPIQAGPLALGTLKLQHCPQELRTQAFGVLLQPLACILKATTQAPGPPGLLDGTVGSLLTVDILLASKSACVGLLCQTLAHLEELQMLPQCPSPWPQVHLLQAALTILHLCDGSADPSSSAGGRLCGTLGGCVRVQRAALDFLGTLSQGTSPLELVLEVFAVLLKTLESPESSPMVLKKAFQATLRWLQNPHKTPSSSDLSSDALLFLGELFPILQKRLCSPCWEVRDSALEFLTHLIRHWGGQADFREALRSSEVPTLALQLLQDPESYVRASAVGAAGQLSSQGLQAAPASPENSQAQQGLLMDLMHILSTDSEGFPRRAVLRVFTDWLRDGHADVVRDTEWFVATVLQAVSRDLDWEVRVQGLELARVFLTQALGQPSLHCPYTVGLPRASSPRPHPEFLQTLCRLPLFEFAFCALLDCDRPVAQKACDLLLFLRDKTVPCSSPREAGDSPNSASVEAALQRWREGEQAQPLGDLDPEAMLAILRALDLEGLQGRLAKSSDHVEKSPQSLLQDMLATVGVLEENEADCY; encoded by the exons ATGGTGCATTTTGCACTCTCGGGCCTAATTCCCGTAGCGGAGGGATGCGGGGGCGGGATTAGAACCCCTAGGCTAACTCGCAGTCGCCGAGAGCGCACCTCTTACCCGGATTTGGGAG GAACTGCCTGCCTGATCATGGACCCAGAATGCTCCAGGCTCCTCCCGGCTCTCTGTGCTGTTTTGGCAGATCCCAGACAGCTGGTGGCAGATGACACCTGCTTGGAGAAACTGCTGGACTGGTttaaaacagtgacagaggcag AGTCTAGCCTCCAACTACTACAGGACCATCCCTGCTTAATGGAGCTCCTGTCCCATGTGCTGAAGCCACAGGACGTGAGCCCTAGGGTCCTCTCCTTTGCTCTGCGCCTTGTTGGGGTCTTCGCAGCCCAGGAAGACTGTTTTGAGTACCTTCAG CAGGGAGAGTTGTTGCTGGGGCTCTTTGGGGAGTCAGGTGCCCCCGGCTGGGCAGCCTGGAGCATCCCAAGTGTGCGCAGCGGCTGGATCCAGGGTCTGTGCTACCTGGCACACCACCCTAGCGCCCTGCACTTCCTGGCTGACAGTG GTGCTGTGGACACGCTCTTCTCCTTGCAGGGAGACCCCAGCCTGTTCGTCGCCTCAGCAGCCAGCCAGCTCCTAGTACATATCCTGGCTCTGTCCATGCAAGGTGGAGCCCCAGGGTCCCCCGTCCCTGAAGCTGCTGCTTGGCCTATGTGTgcccagaagattgtgaaccATGTGGATGAGTCCCTGCATGCCAAAGCCACCCCCCAGGTCACACAGGCCTTGAATGTCCTGACTACGACCTTCGGGCGCTGCCATAACCCCTGGACAGGGGTCCTCTGGGAGCGGCTAAGTCCCCCTGTTGCCCGCCTGTTTGAGAGAGACCCCATTCCAGCCGTGCACGCGCTCATGGACCTTCTTCTTAGTGTGGCCAGGTCAGGGGGCTGCGGGGACTCGGG gtcGCCTGTGTTGAATTTTGCAGCCTGTGGCCTGTGGGAGATGCTGGCCCAGACTCTGAGCCGCCTGAGCCCCATACAAGCTGGGCCTCTAGCCCTGGGGACCCTGAAACTTCAGCACTG TCCCCAGGAATTGAGGACCCAGGCCTTTGGAGTCCTCCTACAGCCACTGGCCTGTATCCTGAAAGCTACCACTCAGGCCCCTGGACCTCCAG GCTTGCTGGATGGGACTGTGGGTAGCTTGCTGACTGTGGATATACTCTTGGCTTCAAAGTCAGCCTGTGTGGGACTCCTTTGCCAGACTCTGGCTCACCTGGAGGAGctgcagatgctg CCCCAGTGCCCCTCACCCTGGCCACAGGTGCATCTGCTGCAAGCTGCTTTGACTATATTGCATCTCTGTGATGGCTCAGCGGACCCCAGCTCCAGTGCAGGAGGCCGTCTCTGTGGGACTCTGGGTGGCTGTGTTCGTGTCCAGCGAGCAGCCCTTGACTTCTTGgggaccctgtctcaggggacaA GCCCCCTGGAGTTGGTTCTGGAGGTATTTGCTGTTCTCCTGAAGACCCTGGAGAGCCCAGAGTCCAGCCCCATG GTCCTAAAGAAGGCCTTCCAGGCCACACTCAGATGGCTCCAGAACCCACACAAGACCCCCAGCAGCTCTGATCTCAGCTCCGACGCCCTGCTGTTTCTCGGAG AGCTGTTCCCCATACTACAGAAGCGCCTATGCAGCCCATGTTGGGAGGTGAGGGACTCTGCCCTGGAGTTCCTGACGCATCTGATCCGACACTGGGGAG GGCAGGCTGACTTCAGAGAGGCACTGCGTTCCTCAGAAGTACCCACACTTGCCCTCCAGCTTCTCCAAGACCCAGAGAGTTACGTCCGAGCAAGTGCCGTGGGTGCCGCTGGGCAGCTCTCCAGCCAGGGTCTGCAGGCCGCTCCCGCTAGCCCCGAGAACTCGCAGGCCCAACAG GGCCTACTCATGGACCTTATGCATATCCTGTCCACTGACTCAGAGGGCTTCCCTCGAAGGGCTGTGTTACGGGTCTTCACGGACTGGCTGAGGGATGGCCATGCTGACGTGGTTCGAGACACGGAGTGGTTCGTGGCCACTGTTCTCCAGGCAGTGAGCCGGGATCTGGACTGGGAGGTCCGAGTGCAGGGTTTGGAGCTGGCACGGGTGTTCCTCACCCAGGCACTGGGCCAGCCCAGCCTCCACTGTCCCTATACAGTGGGCCTGCCCAGGGCCTCCTCTCCCCGCCCACACCCGGAATTCTTGCAGACTCTCTGCCGTCTGCCGCTCTTTGAGTTTGCCTTTTGTGCCTTGCTTGACTGTGACCGACCGGTGGCCCAAAAGGCCTGTGACCTGCTCCTCTTCTTGAGGGACAAGACAGTTCCCTGCAGTagccctcgggaggcaggggACAGCCCCAACTCAGCCTCAGTGGAGGCTGCCCTGCAGAGGTGGCGGGAAGGAGAGCAGGCCCAGCCCCTAGGGGACCTGGATCCTGAGGCCATGCTAGCCATCCTCAGGGCCTTAGACCTGGAGGGCCTGCAGGGCAGGCTGGCCAAGAGCAGCGACCATGTGGAGAAGAGCCCACAGTCCCTGCTGCAGGACATGCTGGCCACGGTGGGTGTGTTGGAGGAGAACGAAGCTGACTGCTACTAA
- the Brat1 gene encoding BRCA1-associated ATM activator 1 isoform X3: protein MVHFALSGLIPVAEGCGGGIRTPRLTRSRRERTSYPDLGGTACLIMDPECSRLLPALCAVLADPRQLVADDTCLEKLLDWFKTVTEAESSLQLLQDHPCLMELLSHVLKPQDVSPRVLSFALRLVGVFAAQEDCFEYLQGELLLGLFGESGAPGWAAWSIPSVRSGWIQGLCYLAHHPSALHFLADSGAVDTLFSLQGDPSLFVASAASQLLVHILALSMQGGAPGSPVPEAAAWPMCAQKIVNHVDESLHAKATPQVTQALNVLTTTFGRCHNPWTGVLWERLSPPVARLFERDPIPAVHALMDLLLSVARSPVLNFAACGLWEMLAQTLSRLSPIQAGPLALGTLKLQHCPQELRTQAFGVLLQPLACILKATTQAPGPPGLLDGTVGSLLTVDILLASKSACVGLLCQTLAHLEELQMLPQCPSPWPQVHLLQAALTILHLCDGSADPSSSAGGRLCGTLGGCVRVQRAALDFLGTLSQGTSPLELVLEVFAVLLKTLESPESSPMVLKKAFQATLRWLQNPHKTPSSSDLSSDALLFLGELFPILQKRLCSPCWEVRDSALEFLTHLIRHWGGQADFREALRSSEVPTLALQLLQDPESYVRASAVGAAGQLSSQGLQAAPASPENSQAQQGLLMDLMHILSTDSEGFPRRAVLRVFTDWLRDGHADVVRDTEWFVATVLQAVSRDLDWEVRVQGLELARVFLTQALGQPSLHCPYTVGLPRASSPRPHPEFLQTLCRLPLFEFAFCALLDCDRPVAQKACDLLLFLRDKTVPCSSPREAGDSPNSASVEAALQRWREGEQAQPLGDLDPEAMLAILRALDLEGLQGRLAKSSDHVEKSPQSLLQDMLATVGVLEENEADCY, encoded by the exons ATGGTGCATTTTGCACTCTCGGGCCTAATTCCCGTAGCGGAGGGATGCGGGGGCGGGATTAGAACCCCTAGGCTAACTCGCAGTCGCCGAGAGCGCACCTCTTACCCGGATTTGGGAG GAACTGCCTGCCTGATCATGGACCCAGAATGCTCCAGGCTCCTCCCGGCTCTCTGTGCTGTTTTGGCAGATCCCAGACAGCTGGTGGCAGATGACACCTGCTTGGAGAAACTGCTGGACTGGTttaaaacagtgacagaggcag AGTCTAGCCTCCAACTACTACAGGACCATCCCTGCTTAATGGAGCTCCTGTCCCATGTGCTGAAGCCACAGGACGTGAGCCCTAGGGTCCTCTCCTTTGCTCTGCGCCTTGTTGGGGTCTTCGCAGCCCAGGAAGACTGTTTTGAGTACCTTCAG GGAGAGTTGTTGCTGGGGCTCTTTGGGGAGTCAGGTGCCCCCGGCTGGGCAGCCTGGAGCATCCCAAGTGTGCGCAGCGGCTGGATCCAGGGTCTGTGCTACCTGGCACACCACCCTAGCGCCCTGCACTTCCTGGCTGACAGTG GTGCTGTGGACACGCTCTTCTCCTTGCAGGGAGACCCCAGCCTGTTCGTCGCCTCAGCAGCCAGCCAGCTCCTAGTACATATCCTGGCTCTGTCCATGCAAGGTGGAGCCCCAGGGTCCCCCGTCCCTGAAGCTGCTGCTTGGCCTATGTGTgcccagaagattgtgaaccATGTGGATGAGTCCCTGCATGCCAAAGCCACCCCCCAGGTCACACAGGCCTTGAATGTCCTGACTACGACCTTCGGGCGCTGCCATAACCCCTGGACAGGGGTCCTCTGGGAGCGGCTAAGTCCCCCTGTTGCCCGCCTGTTTGAGAGAGACCCCATTCCAGCCGTGCACGCGCTCATGGACCTTCTTCTTAGTGTGGCCAG gtcGCCTGTGTTGAATTTTGCAGCCTGTGGCCTGTGGGAGATGCTGGCCCAGACTCTGAGCCGCCTGAGCCCCATACAAGCTGGGCCTCTAGCCCTGGGGACCCTGAAACTTCAGCACTG TCCCCAGGAATTGAGGACCCAGGCCTTTGGAGTCCTCCTACAGCCACTGGCCTGTATCCTGAAAGCTACCACTCAGGCCCCTGGACCTCCAG GCTTGCTGGATGGGACTGTGGGTAGCTTGCTGACTGTGGATATACTCTTGGCTTCAAAGTCAGCCTGTGTGGGACTCCTTTGCCAGACTCTGGCTCACCTGGAGGAGctgcagatgctg CCCCAGTGCCCCTCACCCTGGCCACAGGTGCATCTGCTGCAAGCTGCTTTGACTATATTGCATCTCTGTGATGGCTCAGCGGACCCCAGCTCCAGTGCAGGAGGCCGTCTCTGTGGGACTCTGGGTGGCTGTGTTCGTGTCCAGCGAGCAGCCCTTGACTTCTTGgggaccctgtctcaggggacaA GCCCCCTGGAGTTGGTTCTGGAGGTATTTGCTGTTCTCCTGAAGACCCTGGAGAGCCCAGAGTCCAGCCCCATG GTCCTAAAGAAGGCCTTCCAGGCCACACTCAGATGGCTCCAGAACCCACACAAGACCCCCAGCAGCTCTGATCTCAGCTCCGACGCCCTGCTGTTTCTCGGAG AGCTGTTCCCCATACTACAGAAGCGCCTATGCAGCCCATGTTGGGAGGTGAGGGACTCTGCCCTGGAGTTCCTGACGCATCTGATCCGACACTGGGGAG GGCAGGCTGACTTCAGAGAGGCACTGCGTTCCTCAGAAGTACCCACACTTGCCCTCCAGCTTCTCCAAGACCCAGAGAGTTACGTCCGAGCAAGTGCCGTGGGTGCCGCTGGGCAGCTCTCCAGCCAGGGTCTGCAGGCCGCTCCCGCTAGCCCCGAGAACTCGCAGGCCCAACAG GGCCTACTCATGGACCTTATGCATATCCTGTCCACTGACTCAGAGGGCTTCCCTCGAAGGGCTGTGTTACGGGTCTTCACGGACTGGCTGAGGGATGGCCATGCTGACGTGGTTCGAGACACGGAGTGGTTCGTGGCCACTGTTCTCCAGGCAGTGAGCCGGGATCTGGACTGGGAGGTCCGAGTGCAGGGTTTGGAGCTGGCACGGGTGTTCCTCACCCAGGCACTGGGCCAGCCCAGCCTCCACTGTCCCTATACAGTGGGCCTGCCCAGGGCCTCCTCTCCCCGCCCACACCCGGAATTCTTGCAGACTCTCTGCCGTCTGCCGCTCTTTGAGTTTGCCTTTTGTGCCTTGCTTGACTGTGACCGACCGGTGGCCCAAAAGGCCTGTGACCTGCTCCTCTTCTTGAGGGACAAGACAGTTCCCTGCAGTagccctcgggaggcaggggACAGCCCCAACTCAGCCTCAGTGGAGGCTGCCCTGCAGAGGTGGCGGGAAGGAGAGCAGGCCCAGCCCCTAGGGGACCTGGATCCTGAGGCCATGCTAGCCATCCTCAGGGCCTTAGACCTGGAGGGCCTGCAGGGCAGGCTGGCCAAGAGCAGCGACCATGTGGAGAAGAGCCCACAGTCCCTGCTGCAGGACATGCTGGCCACGGTGGGTGTGTTGGAGGAGAACGAAGCTGACTGCTACTAA